Sequence from the Lysobacter solisilvae genome:
GTGCTCACGCCGCCCGGCGCGGTCGCCGACGAGGAAGCGCACCTGGCCAAGGTGATCCGCATCGCCGGGGGCTTTGCCTTTGGCGATTCGGGCGATGCCCCGATGCCCGATCCGCGGCGCATGTACGGACCGTTCAAGGACTACACGGTCAACAAGGCGCCGTTCACCGCGGCGCAGCTCGCGGCGCAGCGTGCGCAGCCGCTGCAATGCACGGCTGTCGCGGGCACGCGTTTGGCCAAGGGCGCCAACGGCTATTTCCCCCACCACTACGCGCTGCCGACGCTCGCCTGGGTCGGCGGCTGCGCGGCGGGCCTGTCCTTCGGCGGTTTCCTGCTGCTCGCGCGCCTGCTCAACCTGTTGCTGGCGGTCGCGCTGGTGGCCTGGGGCGTGGCGCGCGCACGGCGCGGCAAGTGGGCGCTGGTGCTGGTGGCGCTGCTGCCGATGTCGCTGTTCCAGATGGCCTCGCTGTCGGCCGACGCGCTGACCCTGTCGCTGACCCTGGCGTGGCTGGGGCTGGTGTCGGGGCTCGCCGGCGGCGGCATCAGCGTGGCGCGCGCGCAGGGCCCGCTGTGGCTGCTCAGCCTGTCGATCGCGCTGCTCAAGCCCGGCGCCGCCTGGATCCTGGCGGCGCTGCTGTTCTGCCGGCCCGCGTACGCGCGCGAGCCGCGTGCGTTCGCCCTCGACCTGGTCAAGTTCGTCGCGTTGCCCTGGGTGATCCACGCAGCCTGGATCCTGGCGGCGGTGGGCGATGCGCCGGTGCTGGCGGGCGTGGATCCGAAGGCCAATCTCGCCCTGTTGACCGCGCACCCGTTCGCGTTCCCGCGCCAGCTTCTGAACGCCTTCAGCGGCGGCGAGGGCCTGCTGCTGTGGCAGCGCCTGATCGGCGTGCTGGGCTGGCTGGACGTGCGTCTGTCCCCTTGGGCCTACTGGGCCGGCACCGGCGCGGTGCTGGCCGCCGTGTGGTCGCATCCGGCCGACGCTCCGCCGCGCCCGCGCGAGGTGGCGCCGCTGGCCTGCTTGTTCGCGCTGGGCGCCACCGCGGTGCTGGCGCTGCCGCTGTTCCTGTACTGGACGCCGACCGGCGCACCGGCCGTGCTCGGCCTGCAGGGCCGCTACTTCCTGCCGACGCTCGCCTTCCTGCTGACCTGGTGCGGCCTGCGTTCGCCCGACCGGCTGCGTGCGGCCTGCATCGCGCTGATCCTGCTCGCGGTGGTGGCGCTCAACGTGGACGCGCTGCTGCGCCTGCACGACGCCTATTTCGTGACCGGTCGCGTGCCCTAGCGGCGAGTCGCCGCGCTAACCGAAGAGCCGGCGCTGCAGCGGGCGCCGTGCCGGCGCGGCCATGTCGTAGGCGAGGAAGGCCAGCAGCAGCTGCAGGCCCGCCAGCAGCGACAAAGCGGCGATGATGATCGTGCCCAGCGGATTGGCCACGCCGGTGCTCACCGAACGCCACCAGTGGTAGCCGCCGTGCACCGCGCCGAAGCCCAGCAGCGCCACGCCGAGCACCAGCTGCAGCGAGGCCAGCGAGAAATCGCGCAGGAAATAGTTGTAGACGATCCGCTTGCCCAGGTTGCGCAGGTGGCCGGCCAGGAACGGCCCGATGATGCGGCCGATGCGCAGGTTGCTGGATTCATCGCCGTAGACGGCCGGCATCGGCACGTCCTCGACCACCGCGCCGACCGTGTTGAGGCGGAACAGCAGGTCGGTCTCGAAGAAATAGCGCGGGCTGAGCTTGTCCAGCGGCAGCCGGCGCAGCGCGGCGGCGTGGATGGCGGTGTAGCCGTTGGTGGGGTCGAACAGGGTCCAGTAACCGCTGGACGCCTTGCTCATGAACGACAGGATCGCGTTGCCGACCAGCCGCTGCACCGGCATGCGGCCGACGACTTCGACGTCGAAGAAGCGGTTGCCCTTGGTGTAGTCGGCTTCGCCCTGCAGCAAGGGGGCGAGCAGGTCCGGCAGCAGCGACGGGTCCATCTGGCCATCGCCGTCGAGCTTGAC
This genomic interval carries:
- a CDS encoding DUF2142 domain-containing protein, with the protein product MTHGRTDTLARRRLPAIVARVALAVVAIVLLALALPRRSVELTFQAQASTAGRLQLFHDADGAYSEYASQWFALSPGAPRPQALAIAGDDARHLRVDPPATAATRLCALRVDGQAAQFTQVHAGELDVRREGDCLVLAPHAQARDPQLILRLEGASAAQVKRAARWQRIFVAGSLLLVLAVVFALWRRRAALGARLRAWPAVPALAVLDRRAHWLCAALMLAFGLGHAVLTPPGAVADEEAHLAKVIRIAGGFAFGDSGDAPMPDPRRMYGPFKDYTVNKAPFTAAQLAAQRAQPLQCTAVAGTRLAKGANGYFPHHYALPTLAWVGGCAAGLSFGGFLLLARLLNLLLAVALVAWGVARARRGKWALVLVALLPMSLFQMASLSADALTLSLTLAWLGLVSGLAGGGISVARAQGPLWLLSLSIALLKPGAAWILAALLFCRPAYAREPRAFALDLVKFVALPWVIHAAWILAAVGDAPVLAGVDPKANLALLTAHPFAFPRQLLNAFSGGEGLLLWQRLIGVLGWLDVRLSPWAYWAGTGAVLAAVWSHPADAPPRPREVAPLACLFALGATAVLALPLFLYWTPTGAPAVLGLQGRYFLPTLAFLLTWCGLRSPDRLRAACIALILLAVVALNVDALLRLHDAYFVTGRVP
- a CDS encoding glycosyltransferase family 2 protein; the protein is MQVQTAGVTTTGRSPGLDSVAIVIPCFRVRRHILEVIAGLPAQVEGAPVDLVLVVDDACPEGSGDQVRQHCHDPRVVVLRHDRNAGVGAAVVTGYREALARGATIVVKLDGDGQMDPSLLPDLLAPLLQGEADYTKGNRFFDVEVVGRMPVQRLVGNAILSFMSKASSGYWTLFDPTNGYTAIHAAALRRLPLDKLSPRYFFETDLLFRLNTVGAVVEDVPMPAVYGDESSNLRIGRIIGPFLAGHLRNLGKRIVYNYFLRDFSLASLQLVLGVALLGFGAVHGGYHWWRSVSTGVANPLGTIIIAALSLLAGLQLLLAFLAYDMAAPARRPLQRRLFG